Part of the Trichoderma asperellum chromosome 1, complete sequence genome is shown below.
CACTCTTGCTTTACAGGGCACCGTACTCACAAAGGCAACGGAATACATCCACCAACTAGAACAACGCAATAAAGACATCATGTCGGAGCATAAGCAGCTCGCACGGAGGCTCCAAGCATTCGAAGCACTCCTCAACGATTCGATGAGAGTCGACATCATGCCCAGTCATAGCATGGCACTCTTTGACCCAAGAGGATTCTGTTGAATCATTGTACCATTACCATACGTTTTTACGTATCGATTCGAGTACGAttgcatgaaaaaaaaacaaaagatacAGCAGTGTTTTTTTGCGGAGAGTTTTTCAACGAACTTTTCCCAGGCCGGCATTTCTTAttgttatttctttttttctttttttttttttcttttttatctctcttttctcttttttaatattctgcTACAGCCGCCACCATTTACAACCACTACATACCTCTCTACTTTTCGGCGTTAAGGTGAACGTCAACTTTTTTTACAAAACATGGCATGAAAAATATCAGACAAAGGGTGTATATATCTCGGCATTGGAGGTCACTTTGAAAGTTCTTGTTCATATGGGAAATTTGGAAAGGGGAATGAAGAAGGAGGGAAAACCGATTCAAGGCATTGTGGGTCTGGGAAAGGGTCAGGCGAGGCATATTACTTTTTACGAAAGAGATATCTTCCATCTGTTTgaaagcagcaagaagaagaagaagaaaatttttCCGGAGCGGGCGGCTTTTTGGGCAAAATGACGGTGTGTGACAaagggggaaagaagaagacgaaaaaaaaaaaggataaattAATGTATGAAGAAGGAATAGATCTGGCGGCAAAGCAAAACCAAAATGAAACGAGAATGGGCTGctcagaaaaaaaggagcggCTTTATTTTCGTGAACATAAAAGAACCAATAGAGCATTCTCCGGAGGCGTCTTTTTGCCTTGATTTGAACAAACATGTTTCAATTGTCCCACTTCTGTGCTTTTTAATGATTTTTTTAATCAATTACTCGCCACTCTTCGGAAACCGTATGTAGTAGATGCAGTAGAAATGATACCCTGGGCATACGGATATGTATGTTCATGTATGTAGTATTATGCAGGAGTGAGAGAGGGGCCAccaaaagaaggagaggaaaaggaagggCCTAGATGCGATGCTACTGCGCACTTACATACATTTAATATATGTGAGATGCATTAGTGttcccatttttttctcttctttttgccttatCGGCATTAATACATGGAAGGgtaaaaggagaaaaggaagtTGCCGCAGACACCGTTCGAGTTATTCTGTACATGAGATGaatgtcaaaaaaaaaaaaaaaaaaaaaaaaaaaaaaaaaaaaaaaggttaagTAATCCTTAAAAtacacaaagaaaaaaagaagaggggggAAATGGAAAAAGGTTTTTTGTACGggtaaattttttttttagtctcGTAACGCTTCAATATCCGCAACTTCCTTGACAGCCTCGGTGGTGAGAATATACGGCGCGTCCTCGTCCACGCAGATGCTGTCCTCGATGCGAATGCCCATACCCCTGAAATGAACGGGCCACCGCTCGTCGTCCGGGACGTAGACGCCCGGCTCGACGGTAACGCAGTGGCCCCTCCGCAGAATCTCTCTCCTGCTGTACCCTGGGCAGTCATGCACGTCCAGGCCGATGTAGTGTCCCACATGGTGGGGGAACAGCTGGTCAATGTTGCCCGTGGTCAGGTTGCTGAAGCCGATGCTCTTGAGCTGGTCGACCAGGCCACGGGCCGTAATGCCGTGGATGTCCTCTAGCGACAGCCGGGCAGATTCGCGGCAGAGGGAGACGCTTGTCCGCTGGACCTTGAGCACGGCTTCGTAGAGGTCTCGCTGGGCCGGGGTGAACTTGCCCGAGGCGGGCCACGTCCGCGAAATGTCGGTGATGTAGGTGCCGTACTGGCCGCCGGcgtcgacgaggatgagctcGTCGTTGTTGAAGACGTTGTTGTTCACGGTGTAATGAATGCAGTTGGCGCGTGGGCCGCCTGCCACGACGGGGATGTAAGCTGGCCCATCACAGCCGTTGATGGTGAATTCGTAGTCGAGATAGGCGTGCAGGTCCTTTTCCTTGATCCACGATCGCCGCATCGCGTTTGTGATGGCACGACCGGAGATTTGGCCGGCCAGGCGCATGTTGGTCACCTCTGCTGGGCTCTTGATGACCCGAAGCTTGTTCATGACGGGATACAGGGGCGTCTTGGCAGGGCCGTTGCTGCCGGTGATGAAGCGCCATAGCGAGTTGTTGGACGCCCTGGCCGACTCGACATCGGTGTAGATGAGCTTGGCCGAGTCGAGGAGCCTGGGCAGCACCGAGTCGATTCTGTCCATGGACCAAGCCTCGTCTACATTCCACACGTCCTGGGCGGCCTGGACGCCGTTGCGATAGCCGGACCACTGCTCTTCTCGGGGGTTTTTCGCCTTGACAAACATATGGAAGAGATAGTCACCCCATTTTGGCCCAGTCTTCTCAATAATGGCCATGGCATCCGGCTCGTCCCATCCCGTCAGCCAGAGGAAGTTGGTTTCCTGGCGGTAAGGGTGAAATACGGCACCGGATTTGTACTGGAGAGACGCGGCATGGAGGACAGCGACGCCGCCCTCGGACATGGCGTCAGCGAGAGCAGCCCGACGGTCGGCATATTCTTGAGCGCTGATGCCGGGGGTCACTGGTGAAGTTGCTCAATTAGCGAGATGTTTTCATTTtgtttattcttcttctttttcttttctttttttttttttttcagattATATTCCAATGCCCTCCTTTATAGCTCAGTATTCATCTTAATCACACGTgtatactataaaagctgAGACATCAAATGAGAGTGACAATGAAAGGGTAAACGCACGCTCGCCAGCCTTGAGGATGTGGGGATGTGTCTCATGGACTGGTTGGCCAAACTGAACATTGGCTGCTGATACTACGGAGCTGTAGCTTCGCTGAGGCCGCGAAAAGACATGATGCGGTCTTTGATAGGCGGTTTGGGTGATGCCGCCGCGCTGCAGGGGCAGCAGTTTCCGGGATGGCTGGACGAGGCTCCGGAATGATGGCCTGGGGAGCTTCATTTTATAGACGCAGGATAATTTCTGAAGGGATTGAGAGACGGGCTCATGGTCGATCTCCACTGGACgcctctactttttttttcgggcgGTACTCCACTTTGCGCTGTGGTATTCGTTCTTTTTCACTTGATACGCGGAAAGTGAGGCTTTCTCAGCTCTCCGCGTACTGGGGCATGAGAAAACTACTGGTGATtactgaagaagaaatatagTTAGAGAGAGGCCGGCCGGGCGCTACAAGTCAAATTGCCTGACGCTGGTCGTGATGGAGTTGAGCGAGAGGCTCGCATTGAATCATGTAAGCAAGGAAAAGCGCTTTTTTATGCATTGGAGAGCATAAAATACCAGCCCAAGTACGTGCCTACATGTGGCTGGGTGTGGCGGATGCACTCGGTAGCGTGAGAGCTGCAATCATGTGCACACAACTGAGAGCGCGTCTTGCAGCGCCGCTGTTGCTGGGCACTAACACCAAGtggtgctgcggcggcgcagCGTGTGTGATATTTTTCTCGTGGCTGCCCCGCCTTGTGGCCGCGTCGTGTTTACAGCTCAAAGCGAGCTTTTGCGAATAGATGGACGATATACGTGCATGCCTAGAATTTAAATTGATGAGATTCAATTGATTCTTTCTCGCTgcacctttaattaaattgaCTCTAACCCTTGCAGAGAGAGCTATTGTGTGCTTTGCCTTCCTCATCTCTCCCTTGGTCAATGAGACAGCTTAtagaattttttaatttttttttttttgttattttcTGTTGATGGAGACGGTGGCTGACGCTAAAGAGAGCCGTGTGTATGGGGTAAGGTGTGTTATATGGCGTCTAGTGCTCATAGCAATTGGAGCTCCCAGTTTGAGGAGAGAGCTCATGTGCCGCCCAGCAGTGAAATGTAACAAATCCTTTTTGCATTGATACTAAAATTCATGTCCAATGCATGCATTTTGCCACCAAGTTTTTAACTAGATTCACTATCAAAGCTGCCatttcctcgtcttcttcaccacCAGCACTCACGTCCTTGGAGCTACCCTACTGCTGTCCCTTTTATGCTAAACTGGCCGTTGCTGGTGCGCCGGGCGGGCCCGTGCATGTTTTTGGCAGGGAGGCCAAACCGGGCATAGCGCTGTTGTGCCAAGCGCGAAGGCTCCATCAACACCCTCCTCAAAGCACGCCTCACCGAATTCTTTCTGCACACGCAAAACCACCGTTTCTTTGTCCTCCCCAAAAACGGCCCTCGCAGCCTCCTCGACAAGCTCTCCAGGCCGCCGAAGCTCCTCCCCAAAGGCGTCTCTGGATCTTCAATGTCGGATTAGCATCCTTTAGCCACCCTCCGCTGCGCCTTTTCCTCCGAGACGTGCCTGTCCCTGCCCGTCGCGTGCTCGTAACCTCTCCCGCCATCTGTCTCCCAGCCCCTCTCCATCGGAGCCCTTCTCCGCCGCGGTTTCTAGCACTTATACCCGGGCATGTTGGTTTTGGGACACGCAGCTCGCGTACATGGCCACCgtttctgtctctctgtcCGCATCATCCAAGGCGTCTGCGCCCGCGGCCATGTCCTCCAAGCGAGCTCCTCTCGCCAGCAATCCCAATGTCGCCAACTCGCCTCTTCGAGCACCTTCAATCTTGACTGGCTACGCCAAGACTAAGCGTTCCTTTGCGACGGTCCAGCGCGAAGAGCCGTACGGACAGCCTCCGCCAGTAAAGAAGCAGATCCTCGAAAATGGTGCCCAACGTGCCGTACGATCGCCGTCCAAGCCAGTGGCCCGCGCACCCACCCACATTGTTGTCCCCCGCAACTCGAGTGCTGTCCCGCGACCTGTTGTCAGAGAACGATCGACGAGAACTGCTACGGCTACCTCGACGGCGAGAGCTTCACAGGCTGTTGACACGGAAAAGGAGCTGTGGAAGAAGCACCATCGGGCCAAGTTCCCGAAAATGGTCTTCTACTTTGAAAGCATCCCGGATGACGTGCGAGCAAAGCTGACCAAGAGGGTCACATACCTTGGTGCTGTATGCcgccttcttttattttgaaTCTCACCCCAATTGAAGACAATGACGCTGACCCTCGAATCAAAATAACAACAGAGACAAGAGCCTTTCTTCTCAATTGACGTTACCCATGTCGTCACGAGTCGAGCGATCCCACCTGAAAAGCCAGAGACTGGAGATGCCGAGGCTGAACCTGAAGCAACCGAAGAGCAGGAGCCTGAAGAGCAGCCCCAAACAATCAATCCGTCTCTCCTTGACAGGAATACTGCTGCGAGGCGAAGATTGCTTTATGACTTTCGTCAGGCTTCATCTTCCCAATTGGATGGCCTCGTGAAACGCAACAAGACCACTCGCAACAATGACGTCTTACACAAGGCACGAGAGATGGGAAAGAAGATTTGGTCTCTGGATAAGTTTCAGAGCATGCTGGCCGTGCTTCTTGAATCAGAAACCCAAAGCTATAGCTCTCGGTCTGCGAGCATGAGAAATCACTACGGCACCAAGAGTTCTCATGAACCCAACTTGTACCAGCTTCTTCATAACGAACGTATAAATGGACCGTCTGATCGTGACCCGACTGTCAATACCAGGGAGTTGACATATTTCAAGGGCCCATATCTCTACATCTGGGACATGGacgagaagcagaagcccaTCATGGTCCGCGAGTACCCCAAGGTTGCGAACAAAGCCGACGGCGAGTGGCCCCAATTCCGCAGCGTTGGGAATGGTCGCTGCCCGTTCGTTGAGGAAGTAGATACCGCTGAAAGAGACCAGCGAAAGGCACGAGAGCGTGAAAAGGCATATCAggccaagaaggaagaaTCCGTCCAGATTCTTAAAGCACCTGAAGTCCCTCCCATGAAGCCTGTGACTGGAAAACGAACCCTGACACAGATGGAAGATGCCCATAACCGGGTTCGTGCTAGTATGTCAATGGAAAAGCTCCAGCCGATCAAGGTCACTTTCTCCAGGCAGCCCGTAGCTTTTACTAGTCGAGCTGAGGCTGGCCGTATGTTTGCAGGAGAGCCTGTGGCCTCTGGTATCCAGAATACCATAACATCGGCAATTCGTTCCCAGATGATCTCATCGACGTCTGGCATCAACGGCTCAAAGGCCGGAACCAGCAAAGAGGTCCATGGACTGCAGAGGAAGGTCTTGCAGATGGCCAACCCGACTTCGTACGATGCCAGCTCGCGCCGGCCTGCGGAGGCCGCAGCTGATGCTGCATCTAGCCGTTCGACTCTGACTCGAACCACCTCCAAGACCATCCCAGCCCAGGACGATGACAGTCAAAaggtggagaagaaggctccCGCCCAGCGCTTGAAGAGCAAGCGAGACTTGAAACCGGGCTACTGTGAGAATTGCCAAGATAAATTCAATGACTTTGACGAGGTAAGAATTCATCAATCTACAATTTATTAAACTGAATGACTAACCAATCCTTTCAATAGCACATCTTGTCCCGCAAACACCGTAAATTTGCGGAAAATGACGATAATTGGATCGAGCTGGATGCTCTTCTTGCACAGTTGAAGCGCATGCCAAAGTTCTCATCTGCTGTTTCCGATGACGAAGGAGAAGAGTGGTAACAGCAATGACGCTTCCTTCTCGATTTGATCTTGTCCAACTAAAGAACTTATGATGCGACGCGTTGAACCttgattttgttttctctgcCAATGCGCTGATCATTGCATTCGTTATGCTAACTTGTCGACACTTTacgaaaaaaacaaaacaaaaagaatcTTTGGTTACTACACCCACCAATTACATCCTGGGACCCCGGCCCATGGGAACCAAGTACCAGGCTTtgaattttttctttgcatctCAATCAGATTTGCGCGACATAGCGCAGAAGGCAGTTGTGTCAATACGTCACTGACTTGAgctatactttttttcttgttcttttttttttctttctctcctttcatGGTTGTTTATTTACTTTGTCTCTTTCGGCTAtaacgaaacgaaacgactTGTTACTTTTTGGCACCCCGCCGACATGGTTTGGTATTTTCGAACCCGCATACATAGCAGGAGGCGTTTTTTTCAAGCTCgggtttttcttcttttgacaGATGGATGGACTTCTTTCTTGGTGGCCGAGTGGATTACGATAGAGGAGAAGCTGAATGTGGTCTGGGTTATCTGATATGAATGGTTTGCAGACTGACGCAGAATTGGCACTAATGAATGGACTGGACCGAGGTGACTTGCGAGGCTTTGACTTGAATGAAGGGGAGGCTTGATGGCATGACTGTGCAAGACATGCCTTGAAGGGAAGTTGGTTGATGGGAGACTTCCTAGGGACGCCTGTTACAAAAATTCATGTATATTGTAGCTGGCATGTTACAATTCACGACAGTGTATAAGCAAAGGAGGGTCCGGAGGCGTCGATTTGCACGAAACGGACCGGTATTTATGACTTGGGATAGCATTTTCACGATAGATGTGTAGGTAGTGGTAACAACAGAATTCAAAAGCTAAATATGTACCATGGGTTTGACTGAGTTGTTGCGTGTATATATTGCTGGCATGTATAAAGGCACAGTGTATTGTCGTTGCGAGGCAAGGCATATAGCGCGTGCCTGCACTGTATTGCGCACGGTAATAAGGGAAGGCAGCCGCTTAGAGCTGCAGGCTGCAGCCAGCCTCACCTTCAACATCAGCTTTCATCTCACATCTGTTAATACCTAGATATATAtgcagatttttttttttcatctcaCTTTCGTTCCCCACAAGTGATTATACACTCTCATTGAAACAGAAAACAAGCAGACATTAATCGTATTTCTCTCAGCCATGGACCCCCCCTCCGACTTACTCGCCCCCCCGCCATCCCAGCCCGCCTCGCCCATGCCAGACGCAGACTCGGacgccaacaacaacagcagcagcaacagagacAGCGGCGCGGCCTCGCCCGAGATCCCCCTGACGCTGAGCGCGTCCGTGGTGCTGGCCGACCTGCCGCGAGACGCCACGGCGGCGCTGGCCAGCGCTGGCGGGTTCCCCGCGACGAGCAAGGTGGTGGTCAAGTTCAAGGCCGTGGGGTCGGCGCCGGCGCTGCAGCAGGACGTGTGCAAGATCTCGGCGGCGCGCAAGTTTGAGGAGGTGGTGCGGTATCTGCGGCGGAAGCTGCGGTGCAAGGACACGGACAGCGTGTTTCTGTATGTGAATAGTGCGTTTGCGCCGTCGTTGGATGAGGTGGTGGGCAATTTACACCAGGTGAGTTTGActgcacatatatatatatgggatgtatatatagggaagaggagagagagaaaggattTCTTCTAAACTtcgattttattatttcatCAACacgcgaaaaaaaaaaaagactaacAACTAGAATGCGCAGTGCTTCAAAAATGCTCATGATCAACTAGTTGTGGCCTATTCCATAACTCCGGCGTTTGGATGAGAAAAACAGAAAGCTTCTCCCTACTTGCCGCTCAACGTGGTGGtatatcatcatcgtcattacCATCTCATTTCCCTTGGAAACATCGTTATTAGAATCCTCCCATCATGCCCAcgcatatacatatacacaAGAACACAATCTATATACTGGCTGAAAGAACATACGTTaagccaagaaagaaaaactcaATAAAGCAAAGAACGCCGCTGCTTTATGCTCTCAACTTGCCCCCCCGCCCTCccattattttctttttctttttctctacAAGTTCTTTGCGGCTTTGGCAAATGATTCAAATTCCTCGGCGGGCATGGGGTAAGTGTGCTCTGGAGCTGGGAACTGCTTGCTCTTGACCTCGTCCCGGTAGGCTACGACTGCTTTGGCAGATTCGCTCCAGATGTCGCCATACTTCTTGACAAACTTGGGCATGAATCTGCCAGGAGGAAAGTTGCCGGTCAAGTCGATTTGGACAAGCACCTGACCGGAACAGCCATTGCCAGCGCCAATACCGATGGTGGGGATGGATAGTTTTTGGGTAATCAGTGTGGCAACTTCAGCGGGCACAGCCTCCAGAACAACAGCAAAGgctccagcttcttggaCAGCGAGGGCATCTTCCAAGATGCTCATGGCTCCAGCGGAGGTCTTGCCTTGGACGCGGAATCCGCCGAGGGCGTTTTGGCGTTGGGGTGTGAGACCAATGTGGGCAAGAACCGGGATGCCAGCAGTGGTGATCTTGCGAATGGTTGGGGCAAATTCTTTGCCGCCCTCGAGCTTGACGCTCTGTGCCTTGCCCTCCTTGACGAAGCGGATGGCAGTGGCCAGGGCTTGTTCAGGAGATATTTCATAGGACCCCATAGGAAGGTCTCCGACCTATCAAGTCGTGTTAGTCGATGCGATATTGGAAGAaggatattttaaaaaataataatgatTAAGCACTTACAGTGAAAGAACTCTTAGCAGCCCGTGCTACTGATCGACAATGCAGCAGCATGTCTTCCACCTCTACTTCGTTTGTGTCTTCCATGCCCAGCGCAACCATGGCCAGACTGTCACCCACTAGGATGATGTCCATGCCGTTTTGGTCGGCAACATAGGCACTGGGGAAGTCATGCGCGGTAATCATGGCAATAGGCTCTCCCCTTTGGTACAGCGACTTGATAGTGCTCATGGTGACCTTCTTGCGAGGAGGCCCGGACTGAGAGCCCATGGGGGAGTGAGAGCTGTGTCTCTTTTGATGGAATGATGAGGCATTGTTGGTGGCATAAGGAACACAAAGACTTGAACAAGGCAGATGGGAGTGTGtcaatgaagacgaagacgcaGCGACAGCAGATTTGAGGCTGGTGTTGAGTCGCGTGCTGCTGCGTGCGAGCGATCTGGCCGAGGCTCCGATCGGGAACATGGCTTCTCCCAACTTGGAAATCGACGTGGTATTATGGAGATGCGGCGGGTTCTCTGCAGGTACTGCGCAGCGCCGCTAGGTATGTGATAGGTACTAGtgaggtacctaggtagatAAAGAGTGGGACAGGAGGTGCAGAGATGGATGTGAAGACTAAGCACGGAATGCagatggaagaaaacaaaaatatcTTCTGGTGGCTCAGGACTGCTTGAGAAGTCTTGAGCAGTGATGAGAATAAAAGTGATGATGAAGTTAAAcgggaaaggaaagaagcaACGAGGGCGGACGAAgcgctttttttaaaagtagtGAATGAGGCATGCTGGTTTTTACGATGTAGAATTGAGTATCTTGGAAATCAAAAAGAGCCGGTCTCGTGCGTACAGGGCACTTTTCAGCATCCCTTTTTAGTGCTCCCGTCACTTACGAGTGCGGGCGAATGGGTGTAAGAAACAACAGGAGGACCTACGAGAAAAGAACCGACGGCCGACACGGGGGCCAGCAGGGGATTGCGAGGGTGATTCCAGGCAAAATTGATTATTTTTCAtcatccttcttttctcttttcgagCATTGTATAGTGCCCAAGATGGCAGATGGTACCTCGTCTGGTTAACTCGGCACGGTGCGAAGAGGATAGAAACTTGGTTTAGCCGAGGCACCTTGTTTCGCATTTTTTGAACGTTCTCGGACCGTGGCGGATTCGCCGTGGCCGTGGATGTGAGAGCCTTGCGGTAAGCCTTTTGATTTGGACAtgtaaaaaacaaaaagccaaAGGATGGGGATGAGAatatgatggagatgatgctgctgctgatgtgGGTTGTGGTCACGTTTGAGAGAGTGAGAATTTGACTTACATGCACCAGCACGCACGGGGCACAAAGGGCAACAAACAAAGACAGCAATATTTCGCATCATGGTCTAGGGAAGGATTTGGCTTACATGGAGAGAGCGCTTCCGTCTTTCCGGGCTTCCACGCCATTCTGCCAGCGGTACCTTGACGGGTTTACCTCGTGGGGTTCTTCGGCTGGTTGCCCGATAAGGCTGTGTGGCTGGATTTGGAGTTGGCTCTGACGTGGGACGTTGACTATGACGCCGGACGCATCAGCCCGTGACTGACTGAATGAATCGCAGGGCGTGTTGGTGCTTATTGCGTTGTTGAGGTATACGGCTACATGCAGATGCACAGCCACCcggaatatatataaaaaaaaaaaatcaatattGTACTTTGATACAATACCTAATTACTCTAGAAAACGGCTGGATTTTAGACAAGCTGCGTTGGTGCGGGTAGTGCATATGAGATGGAGTGTTGCTGTATGCACATGTAGTCGAGGTAccttacctacctacctatagTATGAGCTGACATTCCGCATCAGTGCTAGatcatgtacatacatagatAGATACCTCCTAAACTATCCAATAATGCTGCCTCTTAAACTCGTGCCAGCGTAACGCTGCAGAAACTCAGCTGACTCTTCGGGATTCCGCAACAGTAAAACCGCCCCGGATGGCGCAAACCATGATGCCCAACCCAAACGGGGCAATGCGCTGCCAATGTCTCAGCTGGCATGTCGGCACCTTTCCGCTAAATCCTCGGCGTCCtcagcgctgctgcagccgctggaaGCAAAATTGTTAGCGGTTAGCCAGCGATCCCCTCGTGACTCTTACAGCGGGGAGGGGCGTCCAGAGCCTAGCAGAGAGGGGCTGTTGGAGGGAGTGACAAGACCGACAACCTGGCGTCTGGTCGTCGGCAGAAACTCAAACCTGCTTTTTCGCTCTGCATCACATACAACTGACGACTTGGCCCGGCCATCGACTGACTTGGCTTCTGGCCTCTCCTTGAAAAACAGCGGTACAGATCCTTTCTCTTGCGAATCCACCCTCCTTGCTatccttctctcctccttgcGCCCTCTCTTCGCCTTCGACCGCCGAACCAAGCCCGAGCATCTCCAGTACATTGCTGCGAGCCCGCAACTGCGACGCTACTGCACGTCACCACGATCTCTGGCCACGCCGGGCGCCACACCTTGGAGAAGGCTCAGACACAACAAGCCTTCCATCTCCACATATATTTGATTCCTTTCCGCAGCCGCGGCGCGAGTCCCTGGACAGCCGCCCATCATGAGCAGCCCACGCCGCCGGATTGAGACTGATGTAAGTCATGCAGTCTACGACCACCAGATCCCACTTTGGACGACCCGGCAGTTTGGGGGCTAAT
Proteins encoded:
- a CDS encoding uncharacterized protein (MEROPS:MER0013463~BUSCO:EOG092D1OF2), giving the protein MKLPRPSFRSLVQPSRKLLPLQRGGITQTAYQRPHHVFSRPQRSYSSVVSAANVQFGQPVHETHPHILKAGELTPGISAQEYADRRAALADAMSEGGVAVLHAASLQYKSGAVFHPYRQETNFLWLTGWDEPDAMAIIEKTGPKWGDYLFHMFVKAKNPREEQWSGYRNGVQAAQDVWNVDEAWSMDRIDSVLPRLLDSAKLIYTDVESARASNNSLWRFITGSNGPAKTPLYPVMNKLRVIKSPAEVTNMRLAGQISGRAITNAMRRSWIKEKDLHAYLDYEFTINGCDGPAYIPVVAGGPRANCIHYTVNNNVFNNDELILVDAGGQYGTYITDISRTWPASGKFTPAQRDLYEAVLKVQRTSVSLCRESARLSLEDIHGITARGLVDQLKSIGFSNLTTGNIDQLFPHHVGHYIGLDVHDCPGYSRREILRRGHCVTVEPGVYVPDDERWPVHFRGMGIRIEDSICVDEDAPYILTTEAVKEVADIEALRD
- the ATG12 gene encoding Ubiquitin-like protein — its product is MDPPSDLLAPPPSQPASPMPDADSDANNNSSSNRDSGAASPEIPLTLSASVVLADLPRDATAALASAGGFPATSKVVVKFKAVGSAPALQQDVCKISAARKFEEVVRYLRRKLRCKDTDSVFLYVNSAFAPSLDEVVGNLHQCFKNAHDQLVVAYSITPAFG
- a CDS encoding uncharacterized protein (TransMembrane:1 (n5-13c18/19o42-57i)), coding for MMRNIAVFVCCPLCPVRAGACKSNSHSLKRDHNPHQQQHHLHHILIPILWLFVFYMSKSKGLPQGSHIHGHGESATVRERSKNAKQGASAKPSFYPLRTVPS